The Thiosulfativibrio zosterae genome has a window encoding:
- a CDS encoding methyl-accepting chemotaxis protein: MLKTIKAKLIASFIALMVIVVGLAAYSVVNIEISAKGFKDYRSSARSSVIAGQVEAELLTLRMAVKDYMLDDSSQKNQAFEQAYQTLLSTVEQAKSIITDPEELKRVGGVVQDLTDYQATFTVVQADMQKRDDIVSGILDVNGPKIEHALTAMLNQAQQLSKTQLTYDAAQALRTLLLGRVYAMKFLNSNSDADMQRVLKEFTTLNTQLQLLTMQATDEALETLLVEAETSIGLYQKGIQEINQVIIERNQLVDEKLSRLGEKITQVTQGIRSQAKSKQDTIGPKVQALNETIIFVLIVVAILASLIALTIAILIPRMIANGLDAIQAVLSKISDTGDFSIRANVDKADEIGQMGRAVNHLLSEMQQAIKEANQVVGALANGRFDKRIQANLSGDLNILKQGVNQSAQSIEETMAALSKLLDAMSEGQFDVSVQANLEGGFKTMLQNACTTTQSLNQTIGGIVNAMQKMQQGEFSSRVNVEAKGELLKLKDGVNHSMNALDAAFKEIIAVVVAQSNGDLTQKIKNQYQGDLKTLTDSVSRTSEKLVEVVSKALTATSVVNSASDEVSRGALDLSQRVQEQAAALEETSATMDEMNSQVQSNTQNALQATHVAEEVQDKANTGAKVMMQTIDAMKAIQESSHKISDIVSLIDGIAFQTNLLALNAAVEAARAGDHGRGFAVVAGEVRSLAQKSADAAKDIKKLIDETVDRVNQGSSLATESGDMLTSINESIHSVTQMITHIAQASAEQAEGVHQVHNAISQIDQATQQNAALVEETSAAAESMSEQATLLNEDMAFFNTGTTLRTPTKKPQASAAPKGTTSAKVPALSAPKSAPKSASAQPKPMAKIAAKPAAAKASSDEWGEF, encoded by the coding sequence ATGTTAAAAACGATTAAAGCGAAACTCATTGCGAGCTTTATAGCCTTGATGGTGATCGTTGTAGGGCTAGCAGCCTACAGCGTTGTCAATATAGAAATCTCTGCCAAAGGGTTTAAGGATTATCGTAGTTCTGCCAGAAGCAGCGTGATTGCAGGGCAAGTTGAGGCAGAATTGCTGACTTTACGCATGGCTGTCAAAGACTATATGCTAGACGACTCATCGCAAAAAAACCAAGCTTTTGAGCAGGCTTATCAAACTTTGCTGTCAACCGTTGAACAGGCCAAATCCATTATCACTGACCCAGAAGAGCTGAAAAGGGTTGGGGGTGTGGTTCAAGATTTAACTGATTATCAGGCAACCTTTACAGTCGTTCAAGCGGATATGCAAAAACGCGATGACATCGTCAGTGGTATTTTGGATGTCAATGGCCCCAAAATAGAACACGCTTTGACAGCCATGTTGAATCAAGCCCAACAACTGTCTAAAACCCAGTTAACCTATGATGCCGCGCAAGCACTTAGAACCTTATTGTTAGGTCGTGTGTATGCCATGAAGTTTTTAAATTCAAATAGCGATGCCGATATGCAACGCGTTTTAAAAGAATTTACAACCCTCAATACACAATTGCAGTTATTGACCATGCAGGCAACTGATGAAGCTTTGGAAACCTTGTTGGTTGAGGCGGAAACCTCGATAGGCTTGTACCAAAAAGGCATTCAAGAAATCAATCAAGTGATTATCGAGCGCAATCAATTGGTCGATGAAAAACTCAGTAGGCTGGGCGAAAAAATCACGCAAGTCACTCAGGGAATTCGTAGCCAAGCCAAATCTAAGCAGGATACCATTGGGCCAAAAGTTCAGGCGCTCAACGAAACCATTATTTTTGTGTTGATTGTGGTTGCCATTTTGGCATCTCTGATTGCGCTCACCATTGCCATTCTTATCCCAAGAATGATTGCCAACGGGTTGGATGCGATTCAAGCCGTGTTAAGCAAAATTTCTGATACGGGTGATTTTAGCATTCGAGCCAATGTGGATAAGGCGGATGAAATTGGTCAAATGGGGCGCGCAGTCAACCATTTGTTGTCCGAAATGCAACAGGCAATCAAAGAGGCCAATCAAGTGGTCGGCGCTTTGGCGAATGGGCGTTTTGATAAGCGTATACAAGCCAATCTAAGTGGTGATTTAAATATTCTTAAACAGGGCGTCAACCAATCTGCGCAATCGATTGAAGAAACCATGGCCGCTTTAAGCAAGTTGCTAGATGCCATGAGTGAAGGTCAATTTGATGTGTCGGTTCAGGCGAATTTAGAAGGTGGTTTTAAAACCATGCTCCAAAATGCCTGCACAACCACGCAATCTTTAAATCAAACCATCGGCGGTATTGTCAACGCCATGCAAAAAATGCAGCAGGGCGAGTTTTCAAGTCGTGTGAATGTTGAGGCCAAAGGTGAGTTGCTTAAATTAAAAGATGGCGTGAATCATTCCATGAATGCGTTAGATGCAGCCTTTAAAGAAATCATTGCCGTGGTGGTTGCACAATCAAATGGGGATTTAACCCAAAAAATTAAAAATCAATATCAAGGTGATTTAAAAACCCTCACCGATTCTGTGTCGCGCACCTCAGAAAAATTGGTAGAAGTGGTGTCTAAAGCCTTAACGGCGACCAGTGTGGTTAACAGCGCTTCTGATGAAGTGTCGCGTGGCGCTTTAGACTTGAGCCAGCGTGTTCAAGAGCAGGCGGCAGCCTTAGAAGAAACCTCGGCGACCATGGATGAAATGAACTCTCAGGTGCAAAGCAATACACAAAATGCCTTGCAAGCAACCCATGTTGCGGAAGAAGTGCAAGATAAAGCCAATACCGGTGCTAAGGTGATGATGCAAACCATTGATGCCATGAAAGCCATCCAAGAATCCAGCCACAAAATTTCAGATATCGTGAGTTTGATTGATGGCATTGCTTTCCAAACCAATTTGCTGGCACTCAACGCAGCAGTTGAAGCCGCCAGAGCGGGCGACCACGGTCGTGGGTTTGCAGTGGTTGCGGGTGAAGTGCGCAGCTTGGCGCAAAAGTCAGCGGATGCCGCTAAAGACATTAAAAAGCTCATTGATGAAACCGTTGATCGTGTTAATCAAGGCTCTAGCCTGGCAACAGAGTCGGGTGACATGTTGACCAGCATCAATGAATCTATTCATTCAGTGACGCAAATGATTACCCATATTGCTCAGGCATCGGCAGAGCAAGCAGAAGGGGTTCATCAAGTGCATAATGCCATCTCGCAAATCGACCAAGCGACTCAACAAAATGCGGCGCTGGTTGAGGAAACCTCGGCAGCGGCAGAAAGTATGTCTGAACAAGCCACCCTCTTGAATGAGGATATGGCGTTCTTTAACACGGGTACAACCCTTAGAACCCCAACTAAAAAGCCACAAGCTTCTGCTGCGCCTAAAGGCACAACGAGTGCAAAAGTGCCTGCCTTGAGCGCACCTAAGTCTGCACCCAAATCAGCAAGCGCTCAGCCAAAACCCATGGCAAAAATTGCGGCAAAACCGGCTGCAGCCAAGGCGTCTTCTGATGAATGGGGTGAGTTTTAA